A genome region from Megalobrama amblycephala isolate DHTTF-2021 linkage group LG18, ASM1881202v1, whole genome shotgun sequence includes the following:
- the sra1 gene encoding steroid receptor RNA activator 1 yields the protein MSDRFVKPGNQEHGWNDPPQFSYGLQKDTGGPKRNILNKRVHAPQLTGSGSEMQSTPVASVTPPRGIIPPPMDSVTPPSMCPRISSDGTAEAVELETEPCIEDVQEPLYWALNACRHAVKKQICDDVERRLKLFEDMWKSGKLSPLVKHRMHGLSQDLKRKNWDAADEIHRGLMVDHVSEVSQWMVGVKRLIAEARSLNPEQINNCTDPGS from the exons ATGAGCGATCGGTTTGTTAAACCAG GTAATCAGGAGCATGGATGGAACGACCCACCGCAGTTTTCCTATGGCTTGCAGAAGGATACAGGTGGACCCAAGCGGAATATTCTCAACAAGAGGGTTCATGCACCCCAACTTACAG GTTCAGGATCAGAGATGCAATCCACACCAGTGGCGAGTGTGACACCTCCCCGGGGAATAATTCCTCCTCCGATGGACAGCGTCACTCCACCTTCCATGTGTCCAAGAATTTCCTCAGATGGAACGGCAGAGGCGGTAGAGCTGGAGACAGAGCCATGCATTGAAGATGTGCAAGAACCTCTGTATTGGGCATTGAATGCATGTAGACATGCTGTGAAG aaacagATTTGTGATGATGTAGAAAGGCGTCTGAAGCTTTTTGAGGACATGTGGAAAAGTGGGAAACTCTCTCCTTTGGTTAAACATAGGATGCATGGATTGTCCCAAG ActtgaaaagaaaaaactggGATGCAGCTGATGAGATCCACAGAGGCCTCATGGTCGACCATGTTTCTGAAGTCAGTCAGTGGATGGTGGGAGTCAAGCGTCTCATCGCTGAAGCTCGGTCCCTGAACCCAGAACAGATCAACAACTGCACTGATCCAGGGTCTTGA
- the hspa4a gene encoding heat shock 70 kDa protein 4a produces MSVVGFDVGFQSCYVAVARAGGIETVANEYSDRCTPSFVSFGPRNRSIGAAAKSQVVTNCKNTVQGFKRFHGRAFSDPYVQAAKSGLVYDLAQMPTGTTGIKVMYMEEEKVFGIEQVTGMLLTKLKETAEAALKKPVADCVISVPSFFTDAERRSVIDAAQIAGLNCLRLMNDTTAVALAYGIYKQDLPAPEEKPRTVVFVDIGHASYQVSACAFNKGKLKVLGSAFDPELGGKDFDEVLVQYFCEDFAQKYKLDVRSKPRALVRLYQECEKLKKLMSANSSDLPLNIECFMNDIDVSSTLNRAKFEELCAGLLAKVEGPLRSIMEQTRLKKEDIYAVEIIGGASRIPAIKDKISKFFGKELSTTLNADEAVARGCALQCAILSPAFKVREFSITDVVPYPVSLKWTSAADEGVGDCEVFPKNHAAPFSKVLTFFRKEPFTLEAYYSNPKELPYPDPTIGQFNVQKVVPQPSGESAKVKVKVRVNVHGVFSVSSASLVEVVKTAEGEEPMETDTPAKEDENKMHVDQEAQKAQGDEQKEQAEKKSDTEDMETSPEDNKQEKKNEPPQAKKAKVKTKTVDLPIENSLHWQLASDMLNLFMENEGKMIMQDKLEKERNDAKNCVEEYVYEMRDKLHGVLENFVSEADRDSFSLKLEDTENWLYEEGEDQQKQVYIDKMAELKKLGDPIQARYIENEVRPKAFEELGRQIQQYMKVVEAYKAKDELYDHLDELEIMKVEKQVNEAMTWMNNKMNLQSKQSLSQDPAVKAQEIQAKTKELYSACNHVVSKPKPKVEPPKEETPAEQNGPVNGQEGSEDQPASPEKGRAAPETTEAKLPEMDID; encoded by the exons GTCATTTGTATCATTCGGTCCTCGGAATCGTTCGATTGGGGCAGCCGCCAAAAGCCAG GTGGTCACAAACTGCAAGAACACTGTGCAGGGTTTTAAGCGATTCCATGGCAGGGCGTTCAGTGACCCTTATGTCCAGGCGGCAAAGTCCGGCCTGGTCTATGATCTTGCTCAGATGCCGACTGGAACCACTGGCATTAAG GTCATGTATATGGAGGAAGAGAAGGTGTTCGGCATTGAGCAGGTCACTGGCATGCTGCTGACCAAACTGAAAGAGACCGCTGAAGCTGCGCTCAAAAAACCTGTGGCGGACTGCGTCATCTCT GTCCCCAGCTTCTTCACTGATGCTGAGAGAAGATCAGTCATTGATGCTGCACAGATCGCAGGCCTTAACTGTCTCAGACTCATGAATGACACCACAGCAG TTGCACTGGCATATGGGATCTACAAACAGGACCTGCCCGCTCCTGAGGAGAAGCCCAGGACTGTGGTGTTTGTGGATATTGGTCATGCTAGTTACCAGGTCTCTGCGTGTGCCTTTAACAAGGGGAAGTTGAAG GTTCTGGGTTCTGCGTTTGACCCTGAGCTGGGCGGTAAAGACTTTGATGAGGTGCTGGTCCAGTACTTCTGTGAGGACTTTGCTCAGAAGTACAAGCTGGACGTGCGATCGAAGCCCCGCGCTCTGGTGCGACTCTACCAGGAGTGCGAGAAGCTGAAAAAGCTCATGAGTGCCAACTCCTCGGACTTGCCGCTCAACATTGAATGCTTCATGAATGACATCGATGTCAGCAGCACACTCAACAG AGCCAAGTTTGAGGAGCTCTGTGCAGGGCTGTTGGCCAAGGTGGAGGGTCCTCTGCGCAGCATCATGGAACAGACCA GACTGAAGAAAGAGGACATCTATGCGGTGGAGATCATTGGCGGCGCCTCCAGGATTCCAGCCATCAAAGacaaaatcagcaaattcttcgGGAAGGAGCTGAGCACGACGTTGAATGCAGATGAAGCTGTGGCCAGAGGATGTGCGCTGCAG TGTGCAATCCTGTCTCCCGCCTTTAAAGTGCGCGAGTTTTCCATCACAGATGTGGTGCCGTACCCCGTCTCTCTGAAGTGGACCTCAGCAGCGGATGAAGGCGTCGG TGATTGCGAAGTTTTTCCAAAGAACCATGCCGCACCATTCTCTAAAGTGTTGACTTTCTTCCGGAAAGAGCCCTTCACTTTGGAGGCCTACTACAGCAATCCAAAGGAGTTGCCGTATCCCGATCCTACCATAG GCCAGTTTAACGTCCAGAAGGTGGTTCCTCAGCCGTCAGGCGAAAGCGCTAAGGTGAAGGTGAAGGTACGTGTGAATGTACATGGGGTCTTCAGTGTGTCCAGCGCCTCTCTGGTGGAGGTCGTGAAAACTGCTGAGGGAGAAGAACCCATGGAGACGGACACGCCAGCCAAAGAGGACGAG AACAAGATGCACGTGGATCAAGAAGCACAAAAGGCTCAAGGTGATGAACAGAAAGAACAAGCTGAGAAGAAATCAGACACTGAAGACATGGAG ACTTCACCAGAGGACAACAAACAGGAGAAGAAGAATGAGCCTCCACAGGCCAAGAAAGCCAAAGTGAAAACAAAGACGGTGGATCTGCCCATCGAGAACAGTCTGCACTGGCAGCTGGCCAGCGACATGCTCAATCTGTTCATGGAGAATGAG GGGAAGATGATAATGCAGGATAAGCTGGAGAAGGAAAGGAATGATGCAAAGAACTGTGTGGAGGAGTATGTTTATGAAATGAGAGACAAACTGCATGGAGTGCTGGAGAACTTTGTCAGTGAGGCT GATCGAGATtctttctccttaaaactggaGGACACTGAAAACTGGCTGTATGAAGAAGGAGAGGACCAACAGAAGCAAGTATACATTGACAAAATGGCTGAGTTGAAG AAACTGGGAGATCCTATTCAAGCCCGATACATTGAGAACGAGGTGCGGCCAAAAGCGTTCGAAGAGCTCGGAAGGCAAATCCAGCAGTACATGAAAGTCGTAGAAGCTTATAAGGCAAAG GATGAGCTGTATGATCATCTGGATGAGCTGGAGATCATGAAGGTGGAGAAGCAGGTGAACGAAGCCATGACCTGGATGAATAACAAAATGAACCTGCAGAGCAAACAGAGTCTCAGCCAGGACCCAGCAGTTAAAGCCCAAGAGATCCAGGCCAAAACGAAG GAGCTGTATTCTGCTTGCAATCATGTTGTCAGCAAACCTAAGCCCAAAGTGGAGCCTCCAAAAGAGGAGACGCCAGCCGAACAGAACGGGCCTGTTAACGGACAGGAGGGTTCAGAGGATCAACCGGCCAGTCCAGAGAAGGGCCGAGCCGCCCCAGAAACCACAGAGGCCAAACTTCCTGAAATGGACATTGACTAA